One stretch of Nitrospiraceae bacterium DNA includes these proteins:
- the murD gene encoding UDP-N-acetylmuramoyl-L-alanine--D-glutamate ligase gives MNVKDKKIVVFGLARSGAGAANLLAYMGAQVTVTDKKSETELSKYTKNLLPSIKLSLGGHPDELIYQADIAVISPGVSLDIAPLKKARGKGIKIIGELELAFQIINQEIPFFAITGTNGKSTTTTLLDLMFKNAGVNSLCGGNIGNALTEELFKMLSANKKINSTDCIVAEVSNFQLDTIETFRPKGAVILNITPDHLDRYKSMDEYRDSKAMIFLNQRKEDYLVLNADDAETMNAYKGKIGSRDEKTFPDIFFFSRKEKVKGLYFKDGFIFCNLPEIDLGVSDNKLISAEEIKIKGVHNLENAMAASAMALLAKCPANAVVKTLREFAGLEHRLEFVRELEGVTYINDSKGTNVGAVEKSLEGFSKPVILIAGGRDKAGDFSVLRKLVREKVKTLVLIGEARGKIKKALGNITDAKFADTLMDAVIISRNSASKGDVVLLSPACASFDMFKSFEDRGEQFKKIVKELA, from the coding sequence ATGAATGTAAAGGATAAAAAAATCGTTGTTTTTGGACTGGCAAGGAGCGGAGCAGGCGCTGCTAATCTGCTTGCATACATGGGTGCTCAGGTTACTGTAACTGACAAAAAATCAGAGACAGAATTAAGCAAATACACCAAAAATCTTCTGCCTTCTATAAAGTTAAGCCTTGGCGGACATCCTGATGAACTTATCTATCAGGCGGATATTGCAGTGATAAGTCCTGGGGTCTCTCTGGATATTGCGCCTTTGAAAAAAGCCAGGGGAAAGGGAATAAAGATTATCGGTGAACTTGAGCTTGCATTTCAGATAATAAATCAAGAAATTCCGTTCTTTGCAATAACCGGAACTAACGGCAAATCAACTACAACAACACTACTTGACCTCATGTTTAAGAATGCAGGTGTTAATTCTTTGTGCGGAGGGAATATTGGAAATGCTCTTACCGAAGAACTTTTCAAAATGCTCAGCGCTAATAAAAAAATAAACAGCACTGACTGTATTGTTGCAGAGGTTTCTAATTTCCAACTCGATACTATCGAGACCTTCAGACCAAAAGGCGCAGTGATTTTGAATATAACTCCAGACCATCTGGACAGATATAAATCAATGGATGAATACAGAGACTCAAAAGCAATGATATTTCTAAATCAGAGGAAAGAAGATTATCTTGTTTTGAATGCAGATGATGCGGAAACAATGAATGCTTATAAAGGAAAAATCGGTTCAAGAGACGAGAAAACTTTTCCTGATATATTTTTCTTCAGCAGAAAAGAGAAAGTTAAAGGTCTTTATTTTAAAGATGGATTTATATTCTGCAATCTTCCTGAAATTGATTTGGGAGTCTCTGATAACAAGCTTATATCTGCTGAAGAAATAAAGATTAAAGGCGTCCACAACCTGGAGAATGCCATGGCTGCTTCGGCCATGGCTCTCCTTGCAAAATGCCCTGCAAATGCAGTTGTAAAAACACTGCGTGAATTCGCAGGGCTTGAGCACAGACTTGAATTTGTACGAGAGCTGGAAGGCGTTACTTATATAAATGATTCTAAGGGGACAAATGTAGGCGCAGTTGAAAAATCACTTGAAGGTTTTTCAAAACCAGTAATCTTGATTGCAGGAGGAAGGGATAAGGCAGGAGATTTTTCTGTGCTAAGGAAGCTTGTAAGAGAAAAAGTGAAAACACTTGTATTGATTGGCGAGGCAAGGGGAAAAATAAAAAAAGCCCTTGGGAATATCACTGATGCCAAATTTGCAGATACTCTCATGGATGCAGTCATAATCTCTAGAAACTCCGCTTCAAAAGGAGATGTGGTTCTCTTGTCCCCTGCATGCGCAAGCTTCGATATGTTCAAAAGTTTTGAAGACAGAGGTGAACAGTTTAAAAAGATAGTTAAGGAGCTTGCCTGA
- the mraY gene encoding phospho-N-acetylmuramoyl-pentapeptide-transferase — MLYSLLYSLHEVISPLNVFRYITFRTALAMATAMVITFIIAPKIIKKLKTYSLTQQIRDDGPKMHAGKAGTPTMGGLIILIAILGTVLLWADLTNKYIWVMIFSLAGFGTIGFIDDYLKISKKNSNGLSARYKFGIQVLIALAVSIFLYTDPKDPFNDVLSIPFFKKWLFDLGLFYIPFSILVIVGSSNAVNLTDGIDGLASGLVAVAVLGTGILVYISGNVKFSQYLQVLYLPSTGELTVFCGAIFGASLGFLWYNSYPAEIFMGDTGSLSLGGLLGTLAVVTKQELVLAVVGGIFVIETLSVVFQVASFKLTGKRIFKMAPIHHHFELKGWPESKVIVRFWIVGIVLALLSLATLKVR; from the coding sequence ATGCTTTATAGCCTGCTTTACAGTCTTCATGAGGTAATTTCACCATTAAATGTTTTCAGATATATAACTTTCAGAACAGCGCTTGCAATGGCAACAGCAATGGTCATTACATTTATAATTGCTCCCAAAATAATCAAAAAACTGAAGACTTATAGTCTTACGCAGCAGATAAGAGACGATGGTCCAAAGATGCATGCGGGAAAAGCAGGAACTCCAACTATGGGCGGGCTTATAATTCTTATCGCAATATTAGGCACAGTATTGTTATGGGCTGATCTCACGAATAAATATATATGGGTAATGATTTTTTCACTCGCAGGATTCGGGACAATAGGATTTATCGATGATTATCTTAAGATCTCAAAGAAGAATTCCAACGGCCTGAGCGCAAGATATAAATTCGGGATCCAGGTACTTATTGCACTTGCGGTAAGTATTTTTTTGTATACAGACCCAAAAGATCCATTCAATGATGTTCTGAGCATCCCTTTTTTCAAGAAATGGCTTTTTGATCTGGGACTTTTTTATATCCCATTCTCTATTCTTGTTATAGTAGGCTCTTCAAATGCAGTGAATCTGACAGATGGAATAGACGGTCTTGCCTCAGGACTTGTTGCTGTTGCTGTGCTTGGCACAGGGATACTTGTTTATATCTCAGGAAATGTCAAGTTCTCGCAATACCTTCAGGTGCTTTATCTTCCTAGCACAGGAGAGCTTACAGTATTCTGCGGCGCAATATTCGGAGCATCGCTTGGGTTTTTATGGTACAACTCATACCCTGCTGAAATATTTATGGGAGATACAGGCTCGCTTTCCTTGGGAGGCCTGCTTGGAACACTTGCTGTAGTAACAAAGCAGGAACTTGTTCTTGCAGTCGTAGGAGGGATTTTTGTAATAGAAACTCTTTCAGTAGTTTTTCAGGTCGCATCATTCAAGCTGACAGGGAAAAGAATATTCAAAATGGCGCCCATACATCATCACTTTGAATTAAAAGGGTGGCCTGAATCAAAAGTAATAGTCAGATTCTGGATAGTCGGGATAGTGCTTGCACTCCTGAGTCTGGCAACGCTTAAGGTGAGGTAA
- a CDS encoding D-alanyl-D-alanine carboxypeptidase, whose product MKDKIKIKKPKIKISEKIIIIIFVFAFLIFTFLFSTAYAQDISSKAALVMEASTGRILFAKNPNLKLLPASTTKLVTAMVTLDRKNMNDTVVISEKAAKIPLKYRDNEQKFKAGESVLIGTLLYAALLMSANDAAFALAEGVSGSEAGFVDLMNKKVSSIGAAHTKFINTTGLPGKGQQITAYDLAKIMRYSLKYPEIREILKTKKTEILMSEGRAVMLENTNMLLWSDEGALGGKTGYTKAARHCFVYAGERNGETIIVAILGAPNRNTLWHETEKLLAKGVDVLANNEQPMVYFTKADYMQGTKKTVYKNYSNKKIKTKKKYRDTGVDQKDENNYSGKGVKIKGTTISGNGKNECKG is encoded by the coding sequence ATGAAAGATAAAATAAAGATTAAAAAACCAAAAATTAAAATCAGCGAGAAAATTATTATTATTATTTTTGTTTTTGCATTCCTGATTTTTACTTTTTTATTTTCAACAGCATATGCACAGGACATATCGTCAAAAGCTGCTTTGGTCATGGAGGCATCAACAGGAAGAATATTATTTGCAAAGAATCCTAATCTCAAGCTTCTTCCTGCAAGTACAACAAAACTTGTCACGGCTATGGTGACACTTGACAGAAAAAATATGAATGATACTGTCGTCATAAGCGAAAAAGCAGCAAAGATACCTTTGAAATACAGAGACAATGAACAGAAATTCAAGGCAGGCGAAAGTGTTCTGATCGGCACACTGCTCTATGCAGCGCTTCTCATGTCAGCAAATGATGCAGCATTTGCACTTGCAGAGGGAGTTTCAGGCTCTGAGGCGGGATTTGTTGATCTAATGAATAAAAAAGTTTCCTCTATAGGCGCAGCCCATACAAAATTTATTAATACAACAGGACTTCCGGGAAAAGGCCAGCAGATAACAGCTTATGATTTAGCAAAGATAATGAGATATTCACTTAAGTATCCTGAAATAAGGGAGATACTTAAAACAAAAAAAACAGAGATATTGATGTCAGAGGGAAGGGCAGTTATGCTTGAAAACACAAATATGCTTTTGTGGTCTGATGAGGGAGCCCTTGGAGGCAAGACAGGTTATACAAAGGCTGCAAGACATTGTTTTGTTTATGCAGGCGAGAGAAACGGAGAAACAATAATTGTAGCTATTCTTGGCGCGCCCAACAGGAATACTCTCTGGCATGAAACAGAAAAACTTTTGGCAAAGGGAGTGGATGTGCTTGCAAATAATGAACAGCCAATGGTCTATTTTACAAAAGCTGATTATATGCAGGGGACTAAAAAAACAGTTTATAAAAATTACAGCAATAAAAAAATAAAAACAAAGAAAAAGTATAGAGATACTGGCGTGGATCAGAAAGATGAGAATAATTATTCTGGAAAAGGCGTGAAGATAAAAGGCACTACAATTTCGGGGAACGGAAAAAATGAATGTAAAGGATAA
- a CDS encoding UDP-N-acetylmuramoyl-L-alanyl-D-glutamate--2,6-diaminopimelate ligase, giving the protein MKLKMLIKDMKTKKIQGDTDIEISGLAYDSRKVKERELFIAIKGEKSDGHRFISDAINKGAAAVVYESLDEGMEKTFEKSVLINVKNSRDALAFISNNFYERPSERLNVIGITGTNGKTTTTYIMKSILEAAGRTAGLIGTINYIVREKCYEAPHTTPEAIEFQSILKNMAETGCSDVVTEVSSHALAQRRVDYTHFKCAVFTNLTRDHLDFHITMEDYFDAKKRLFNELLLDNGSAVINFDDVYGKKLIGMTKNKMLTYGMAKGADIIAYDVKDSFEGLRFKINFEYESHNIESALSGIHNIYNILAAAGAALSFNISWDLITEGIRQMHSVRGRFEKVDAGQEFLCIVDYAHTDDALQRLIITAKELMKNAERNGKIITVFGCGGNRDKGKRPKMGEEAARLSDYVVITSDNPRNEDPIEIINEIEKGMTKKNYLIEPDRRKAIKKAVSMAEKNDILLIAGKGHEDYQEIKGIRHKFSDREEAEKAIKERFKSV; this is encoded by the coding sequence ATGAAATTAAAGATGCTTATTAAAGATATGAAGACAAAAAAGATACAGGGGGACACTGATATCGAGATATCAGGTTTAGCCTATGATTCCAGGAAAGTAAAAGAGAGAGAGTTGTTTATTGCGATAAAAGGGGAAAAATCTGACGGACACAGGTTTATTTCAGATGCGATAAATAAAGGCGCAGCTGCAGTTGTATATGAGTCGCTGGATGAAGGCATGGAAAAAACTTTCGAGAAATCAGTGTTAATTAACGTAAAAAACAGCAGAGATGCGCTTGCATTCATATCAAACAATTTTTACGAAAGACCATCAGAAAGATTGAATGTAATAGGGATTACAGGCACGAATGGGAAAACAACTACAACTTATATTATGAAATCAATACTTGAGGCAGCAGGCAGAACTGCAGGTCTCATAGGAACAATAAATTATATTGTCAGGGAGAAATGCTATGAAGCGCCTCACACAACTCCAGAGGCCATTGAGTTCCAATCAATATTAAAGAATATGGCCGAAACAGGATGCAGCGATGTTGTCACGGAAGTATCATCGCACGCGCTTGCACAGCGGCGTGTTGATTACACGCATTTCAAGTGTGCTGTATTCACGAATCTTACGAGGGATCATCTGGATTTTCATATAACAATGGAAGATTATTTTGATGCAAAAAAAAGACTATTCAACGAACTTCTTTTAGATAACGGGAGTGCAGTAATAAATTTTGACGATGTTTATGGAAAAAAACTAATTGGGATGACAAAAAATAAGATGCTTACTTACGGAATGGCAAAAGGTGCGGATATTATTGCGTATGATGTTAAAGATTCTTTTGAGGGATTGAGGTTCAAGATTAACTTTGAGTATGAATCTCACAACATCGAATCAGCCTTAAGCGGGATACATAATATCTATAACATACTTGCAGCTGCAGGCGCTGCTCTCAGCTTTAATATCTCGTGGGATTTAATAACAGAAGGCATAAGACAAATGCATTCTGTCAGAGGCAGATTTGAGAAGGTCGATGCCGGACAGGAATTTTTGTGTATTGTTGATTATGCTCATACAGATGATGCGCTTCAAAGGTTGATCATCACTGCAAAGGAACTAATGAAAAATGCTGAGCGCAATGGAAAGATAATAACTGTATTTGGATGCGGCGGCAATAGAGACAAGGGCAAGAGACCTAAGATGGGAGAAGAGGCTGCAAGACTAAGCGACTATGTTGTCATAACGTCTGATAATCCAAGAAACGAAGATCCAATAGAAATAATTAACGAAATAGAAAAAGGCATGACTAAAAAGAATTATTTAATAGAACCTGACAGGAGGAAGGCAATAAAAAAAGCAGTAAGCATGGCAGAGAAGAATGACATCCTTCTTATTGCAGGCAAGGGGCATGAGGACTATCAGGAGATAAAAGGCATAAGACATAAGTTCAGCGACAGAGAGGAAGCTGAAAAAGCGATAAAAGAGAGATTTAAAAGTGTTTGA
- a CDS encoding UDP-N-acetylmuramoyl-tripeptide--D-alanyl-D-alanine ligase → MNILKIDDIIKATNGKIIYGNGNSPVFAGISIDSRTIKSNELFIALKGLNFNGHDFLYKALETASGAIVSIPPAEPVKGKTIIYVNNTLKALQDIAHYIRINKGVPVVGITGTNGKTTTKELIASVLGTRYKVLKNAGNLNNHIGLPLSLTNLTDEYGVVVLEMGASMIGDIKELCRIAEPDYGVITNIGEAHLEGFESLENIRNTKLEILKTVKGIAVNADDSFLMEGIYKADYKGRITTYGIEDNADIHAKDIVVNERYSSFYLSVEGSKYTEVKLNVPGEFNIYNALAAAAIGDMFNLPPYLIKEGIESFTGLPMRLEIKDIFGATVISDVYNANPLSMEKALKELSRMKKKRTIAVLGDMLELGAYAEDAHRKTGELMCELPIDIFIAVGPLMSVAGSAFARSGRQTIMVSGSQEAAEALRNILNPGDTVLIKGSRGMKMERVLVNKGEEDAL, encoded by the coding sequence ATGAATATATTAAAAATAGATGACATTATCAAGGCAACAAATGGAAAGATAATCTACGGCAATGGGAACTCTCCTGTGTTTGCAGGAATTTCAATTGATTCAAGAACAATCAAGAGCAATGAACTTTTTATTGCCTTGAAAGGCTTGAACTTTAACGGTCATGATTTTCTTTATAAAGCGCTTGAAACAGCAAGCGGCGCTATCGTGAGCATCCCGCCTGCAGAACCGGTTAAAGGAAAAACAATTATATATGTAAATAACACACTGAAAGCGCTTCAGGATATAGCGCATTACATACGCATAAATAAGGGTGTGCCTGTTGTTGGAATTACAGGCACAAACGGCAAGACAACAACAAAAGAACTTATCGCTTCTGTACTTGGCACAAGATATAAAGTCCTTAAAAATGCAGGGAATCTGAATAACCATATCGGTCTCCCTCTCAGCCTTACAAATTTGACCGACGAATACGGAGTTGTTGTTCTTGAAATGGGTGCAAGCATGATTGGAGACATCAAAGAGTTGTGCAGGATTGCAGAGCCTGACTATGGTGTAATTACAAATATTGGAGAGGCACATCTTGAAGGATTTGAGAGTCTTGAAAATATAAGAAATACAAAACTGGAAATCCTAAAAACAGTTAAAGGGATTGCGGTTAATGCAGATGATTCTTTTCTTATGGAAGGAATTTATAAAGCTGATTACAAAGGCAGGATTACTACATATGGAATAGAAGATAATGCGGATATTCATGCAAAAGATATTGTTGTGAATGAAAGATATTCAAGTTTTTATCTTTCAGTTGAGGGGTCGAAATATACAGAAGTCAAATTAAATGTCCCCGGTGAGTTTAATATCTATAATGCGCTTGCAGCTGCAGCAATAGGCGATATGTTTAATCTTCCTCCATACCTGATCAAAGAAGGCATAGAATCTTTCACCGGACTTCCGATGAGGCTTGAGATAAAAGACATTTTTGGAGCAACGGTTATAAGTGATGTTTACAATGCAAATCCATTATCGATGGAAAAGGCATTAAAAGAACTTTCAAGAATGAAGAAAAAAAGAACCATAGCAGTTCTTGGCGACATGCTTGAACTTGGTGCATATGCTGAAGATGCGCACAGAAAAACAGGAGAACTAATGTGCGAACTTCCCATAGATATATTTATAGCAGTTGGTCCGCTAATGTCGGTGGCTGGCTCTGCATTTGCCAGATCAGGGAGACAGACAATAATGGTTTCTGGTTCCCAAGAAGCTGCGGAAGCCTTGAGAAATATTCTTAATCCTGGCGACACTGTTCTTATAAAAGGATCAAGAGGGATGAAGATGGAAAGAGTTCTTGTTAACAAGGGGGAAGAGGATGCTTTATAG